One segment of Candidatus Liberimonas magnetica DNA contains the following:
- a CDS encoding DUF3108 domain-containing protein, translating to MKKSCLSLMLLFVFVPLKAERQQKIPFNVGEKLKYEVGWEFVKAGYATLEIPGFDNLKGNKCYHITAKVETASMFNNVFKVSDVYESWIDCNKLFSSKFLTNISEGNYLRTETLVFDQKNHIYKILESKKTGKVPASVQDVISALYSIRNKDLGVGKSYQLDAHIGDTTWPLAVRVLYKEKITVPAGDFDCFVVMPRLRSQKAVSPNVQGTLLVWLTADTNKIPVKVSCKIPLGSITADLVEMKQQ from the coding sequence ATGAAAAAATCGTGCTTGAGTTTAATGTTATTGTTTGTTTTTGTTCCTCTTAAGGCAGAACGGCAGCAAAAAATTCCTTTTAATGTTGGTGAAAAGTTGAAATATGAAGTTGGCTGGGAGTTTGTAAAAGCAGGGTATGCTACTTTAGAGATACCCGGTTTTGATAATTTAAAAGGCAATAAATGTTACCATATTACCGCAAAAGTTGAGACAGCTTCCATGTTTAACAATGTTTTTAAGGTCAGTGACGTGTATGAATCCTGGATAGATTGTAATAAGCTATTTTCCTCAAAATTCCTTACAAATATAAGTGAAGGAAATTATCTAAGAACTGAAACGCTTGTGTTTGACCAGAAGAACCACATTTATAAAATCCTTGAGTCAAAAAAAACAGGGAAAGTCCCGGCATCTGTGCAGGATGTTATCTCTGCGTTATACAGCATAAGGAACAAGGATTTAGGCGTCGGGAAATCATATCAGCTTGATGCCCATATAGGAGACACTACCTGGCCTTTAGCCGTAAGGGTTTTGTATAAAGAAAAAATTACGGTCCCTGCTGGAGACTTTGACTGTTTTGTGGTTATGCCCAGGCTTCGCTCACAGAAGGCGGTGAGCCCGAATGTTCAGGGCACTCTTCTTGTATGGCTTACGGCAGATACAAACAAAATACCCGTAAAAGTCAGCTGTAAAATACCTCTGGGCTCTATAACGGCGGATTTAGTGGAGATGAAACAACAGTGA
- a CDS encoding flavodoxin domain-containing protein produces MKKVISFMFLSCIAATFCMNLSAKEKKEVPLKDLIVYYSYTGKTEIVAKAMASELNAELLKIDDVERPSKLKAYFSGAFASRKGKAWPIKPFNTDLSAFNRIFIGAPIWWSKAAPEINSFIEQADLSGKSVVVFVTMGSSDPEDAIKALSEKIRAKGGNVLSSFSMKTGRIKDDRLLQLSKKIASTYK; encoded by the coding sequence ATGAAAAAAGTTATCAGCTTTATGTTTTTGTCCTGTATTGCAGCAACGTTTTGCATGAATTTGTCGGCTAAAGAAAAAAAAGAAGTTCCTTTGAAAGACCTTATCGTTTATTATTCTTACACCGGTAAAACTGAAATTGTCGCCAAGGCAATGGCGTCAGAACTAAATGCGGAATTACTTAAAATTGACGATGTAGAAAGGCCTTCAAAGTTAAAGGCGTATTTTTCAGGTGCTTTTGCATCGCGTAAAGGGAAAGCCTGGCCTATAAAGCCTTTCAATACCGACCTTTCAGCTTTTAACCGCATATTTATCGGAGCTCCGATCTGGTGGAGTAAAGCAGCTCCTGAGATAAATTCTTTTATTGAACAAGCAGACCTGAGCGGGAAATCCGTTGTTGTGTTCGTTACCATGGGAAGCAGTGACCCGGAAGATGCGATAAAAGCGTTATCTGAAAAAATCAGGGCTAAAGGCGGGAACGTGCTGTCTTCCTTTTCCATGAAAACCGGCAGAATAAAAGATGACCGGCTTTTGCAGTTGTCAAAAAAGATAGCTTCTACGTATAAATAG